The Corythoichthys intestinalis isolate RoL2023-P3 chromosome 1, ASM3026506v1, whole genome shotgun sequence genomic interval tgccacacagaaatgaggcagttctgaagccaaaagggggtccaacccgttactagcgtggagtacctaataaagtggctggtgagtgtgtgtatatatatatcagatatgtccaaagtccggcccgggggccaaatgcggcccgtggtcaaatttcatccggcccccatcctctgtcataaaatcaataacgcctggacagactttaaaaaattgtcaGCAGtattgctaccagcatatgaagtagcttacacacaaaatgctgctcctcatttacccactaaaaggcagcagcactccaagcaacattaccccgtgtgacactttacttccaattttctaaaatggcgacaatctccaaaaaaaaagaaagttgactgcgatggccgacgcttcaaggataggtggaaattggactatttcttcactaaaatacgcaactgtgtctgcctcatttgcaaaaagacagtcgctgtttttaaagagttcaatgtgaggcgatattaccgaacaagacacgctgacatgtacgacaagattacaggcaagatacacagcgagaaattgaagcaacttgaagctagtttaatttcacaacagcagtatttttcaagagcccgagagtcgaaagagaacgccacgaaggctagttgtgagattgttgaaatgattaatttaaaaaaataatgaagcaaatgtgactcacagaatggcttgcaaaaatttgcttaaatatattgttctacgtaaaggacgtcagccaaggtcggccccccacatttttaccacaccaaatctggccccctttgcaaaaagtttggacacccctgatatatatattttttttttcaaagagatACATACTTGAATGTGAAataattgctatcatggctttgtctagcctggtacaccagactcaccactgttccagctatagatatAGCTATAGTCTGGCGACCAATGAGCAGTTCAAATTTCCAGGGCAGAGCAAGACTCTGcaaacagcggagtggaccaatcagcgacgggcagacgtgacgttggtaaagcgacaactcTCGCGCGGCACGagtggagaatggagaagtttatttaacatggctagtgcgagacagactgttgtcaataacttgtgtcgatgtgtttttgttcatttaaaactgattttaccgtggattggaacatattcttggctctcgccatctgttttgttgtggagacgacttccgacacggaagagtgacgttgctcgttaagaacgcgtcacgcaaataaacatatCTGATTGGACGGATCATTTCGTACTGGCTCGAGAGGCTGTTAAGGAGGTggatcccagactattctcacagtttttgaaaaatacagggagaacagtctggccgtgccaggcaaggctttgtcaggctgctgcTTACCTTTGCGAAACAGGATTAACACTAATACAAAGTGAATTCAGTAGAAATTTTTATagcatacgagaaatatatttaacaaacttttccagcattatttcattgtgtaaatgcttttagaatgatcataaaaatatgtagactatttaagcaTTGAGaaagcgtttttttctgccaattcgaagagattaaaattaatgtcaaatccactatccacctgatagaacagacacacaaatatgaaagatataaatgtttattgaatattcatcttacagtcttgtttaactgggagaatccgTTACTAaatacaggctttaatttgttttcATTATGCACAGGCATTGTCACAAATGTCatcacacaaaatgcaaccaagcattgcatccccgcatttccttcttctcttgagtccccacaaataaaacataaaatttaccGTTTTTTTTGGGGTTCATGCCAACagataaaaaataacatttcgtttttttttcagcctcgggcctgcaaatcaagataaatgatcgggccgggtcgggctttaatacccgtggGCCGGCTTGGGTCGGGTCGGTTGGGATTTTTGAAGCGCGATCTTACCTCtacacacaacacagagtgtagtgagtgtcAGGAGAAAAAAGGCTATGTTCAGTGTTACCGgatcggtaaatggtatcggtgccctGTTtggtggtactcgccgataccaccatttcgggccggatcggccccCCTGCCAATACTGGCATCGGTATTGGTGCATCAGTAATTATTACatggaagtgcttaaaaaacatttgttaatatatatatatatatatatatatatatatatatatatatatatatatatatatatatatatatatatatatacataaaagtttttgtttgtttttttattatactttggtgaaaaaaagtgaaaaaaaaacatgtctatatgtatctctttccaatgctgattctgaataaatacattgaatacaaaaaatataaatagaaaaaaaaaattggggagggaggggcgctacttcgcggtttttcacttctcGTGGggtgttctggtccccattaagcgcgaaaaacgagggatcactgtaataacAATGGTATATAACACAGTGACTACTAAAAAGTTGTTCATCAAAACATAATTTATCTACTATAAACCATATCAGGACATAGGAACAGAATGGGAATGTTTTGGGGGATGAGAGCAGAAATTATTTGCTCACAATATTTTTAGTTTGTCCATGCATTCCccaatggaaaaaaatctgcataaaaatacaaatgaaagaatAAAAATCTTAGTTCTTAATAAAACTTTTAttgtaatatacagtggggagaacaagtatttgatacactgccaatgggaaaacctgccaatgggaaaaccattttgatgggttttcccattgccagtgtatcaaatacttgttctccccactgtagtggTTAAATTCCACGCGACAGGTGCTTatataaaaagcaaaatattcaaaacacaacatgacaatgatgtgACGCAAGTTTATTTTGATATAGTTTAGAAAGatattatacagtatttacagTTTTGCAAAGACAAAACAGTCCAGCACCAACGACTGCTGCCAAGTCCAACGTGGTAGGCTGCTCACCACTAACATgctaacacaaacaacaacagctAAATTAAATTTACCAATTCACTTTTGTCATCAGTCACGCTGCCAACCAAAACTGCCTCGTCTATGGTAGTGGGGCTTACAAATTGACAGCATATCAGATGATAAGGTAAAATAGTACTTCGCTAATACTTCActaagttttaaacatttaaTGCCAACCTGTTAATCTCTTAATGCAACAAACACTCATGAACACCCTGTGGTGTGTTGCGTTCAGGTGCAACTCGGAAAGGGAGGACAAATAAGTGACTTGCTTGAGGCTGTGCAGGATGGCAGTTGAGGCATTTAATGAAGGATTGCCCGGCATAAATCACGACATATGGCCACAGTATGGGTGACTGGTTAGCACATCAGCACCACACTTTGACAGGCTATGATTAAATCTGGACTCCGGCCTTCCTCTGTggaatttgcatgttctcccaatGCCTGTGTGGGTATTGTTTCCTTCCAAATTCCCAAAACATGAATGTTATATTAATTGGAGACTTTAAATAAGGccagcacaatatatcgtttgaacatcgccatcgcaatgtggaggacgtgcgattgttttttgttttttttttcttttcttttttttttatgttaacttttgctttgttttttttttcataaaaacagcAGTTGTGCAGAGACGTGGCTTCTGGATCCCTTTTACATACACCAATCATTCACGTataaacccccttagcctggattaaacggtattatgtgaatactagggatgtcccgatcgcatatttttgcccccgtgtccgagtcacctgattttgagaatctgccgagacAGAGTCAGATACTGTCAGATActgaacaaaaatgttttttttttttttttgcctttccaagaacagcctctcacctacacattgaatgagttgccacagcacacttcagactgtgtaCCAACCTTAACaaggattaacacatttgtaccTTTGATCGTCGAGCTACCGGGCGTCTCTGGccggatcaaagctacaaacctgtcaatcatcgttaactttaagtacaaaACACCAGCTGCACtgttgaccaagaaaaacagtttagtCACATTGCTTACAAAGAGGGAGGCTGAGAGGTtggacgagcatgaagcagaaaaacataaaccccgatacttttcacccgattccaatcctctgaaaaatgtggcgatcggcccgatttctcatcacgtgatcggatcgggataaataataaatacaatatgGTCATAGTGAgttaaccaaagtcttcccaaacagagctattgaagtcatctggtgaaaattcttctagttttaatattgcaatatactgtatatcgcaatatatcgcaaaccccctaaAAGTCCCAATGTCagctttttccaatatcgttcagccctaatttaaattgATCAAAGGTGAGAATGTAAGTGTAAACAGTTGTTTGCATATTGTGCCTTACAATTGGATGATGACCAAATCATGGTGTACCCTGCCTGCTTTTTTACAAAACTATAGAGTCTAtgttttagttatttttttagttctTTTCATAGAATCCGAAGTACGGAACAAAATGCATGACACATACACTGCCAACCATAGGTTGGGGATATGCTGTATTCAGCTTTTAGGGGAGATTTGAAGATGTACCTAAAACACACTTTAAGCTCAAAAAATGAACTTAATTTGACAATCTCTAAACTTAGAATAAAACAATGTAACTGTTGAAGCAACTGAATATAGCATTCCTAACTGATTCCTTGCTTACCAATATATCCAGTTGCTCCTATGTGTGACTCATGTGGTCTCTTTGACTGTTAGAGGCCCCATTGGCTGTGAATTCCCTGTCCTCAATTCAAACTGTTATTTTCACATACATTTTAGCTTACATGCACTGATTATGACATTGTGCttgttagtttttttgcatGTTAATATGTGCTGTAATGTAATCAAGTGTTAGCTTCTTTTAGTCTAACATTTTACAGTTAAGAGTGCCCAATAAGTACGAATAAACTAAATAGTCTTGCTAATATTCATTTGTCACTTCTGATGCACCCAGATTTTGTagggttattttttttctttcattctaatttaaatttttaactCCAGCTTTTTGTCCTTGATGAAACGGTCTGAATGGTTAAGCCACATTTAGATGAAATCCAGGAAGCTGAATGCATCCATCATCACGATCAAGAACATTTATTGAGTACATGTTTATACAAGTTTGAAATCGTCCTTTCAGCACATGCAATTTAAGGCTAACATTTTGCATACCCTTATACCTCGGCTGCTTCGTTGAACAAATGATGATCAGTGTTAACAACATTTGTGTGCAACTCAGGCAACCTTATCTTTATCTGCATTGGGATTGCCAAGggctgaataattttttaagcgCATTCAGTCAGTAGTTTGGAACTTTTGGAAGTTGTATTCATGGTTGGACAAGTTACCATTCTTTACCTCACACGCAATAGATTTTCAGTTAGATTTTCGACTCAGGCCCTCGTGTGTAGAATTTGAATCTTCGCATGGGTTTTTCTGGCTTACATTAGGTTAGAATATTTGAAGAATGTAAATTGTCCACAATTGTGAATGTGAGTTTGATTTTGCACATTTGTCTATATGTGACATGCAATTGGAAAGCAACCAGACCAGTGGCTGACTTGCAATAGGGCAAAACGGGGTACACTGTCTGGGCACTGATCACCAATTAATTGTAGGGTGCATGTTGACAAACAACCGTTCACAATCCAattccaaacttttttttttagaaacatGAAATGGAATTCTTTTAGTACTTTTAAATAAGTGAATTTTTTGATCATGCCACAATGTAACTGCCCAATTATTGCTTTGGCCCATTGCTTTTGTATTTGGACTGACATGATTATAGCCAAGTCGtccaaaataaggcatatttttggTCCCTACTGTTTTAAACTAATGCAAAAGAACAACGACAAGACTATTAATGCTTTTTAAAAGCTCTATAAAATGGGCATCATTTACCTTGTTAAAGGCAAATTTGTACATTAAGTTCTTGTATGGATCTTATTAAATGTGTAGATTTATTGTTGGTTGTTGCTTTTTTATGACCTATGTGGTGATACGTCCAACGTTGATACAAAGACGTCATCATCTAAAGTAGTGCTGACACTGCCATCTCCTGGTTGTGATATTGTTGAGAATGACTATATTGTGATCAAGACCTTTCCCCCCACTTTTTAGATTTACATAGTTGacagaaaacttgcacaatctcACGACTAGAGTAAGACTTTGCATGActatggaaaacaaaaaaaacgttattCCGCTTTTTAGTGTAACTATAAAGGGAACATTCATTTTGCAATCTTGTTATAGGGAGGAAGTAAAAGGTTCTGACCCGACTTGTCTGCCGTGAGATTCAATGACAAGTCGTGGCAAATTGCAACATTTCCCTACATTTCACaacaatatgtattttttattaattgaaAGTTAATCGTAAAATTCATGAGGCACGGCCTCAAATGTGTAAAAGTAAAATGGTGGGTTCACTTCTCATAATactaacaaagaaaagacagttgAAATGCACAGTTGAACGGTTGTACTGGAGACAAGTTAATTTTCATTTCGTACTACATTTATACAAAAaacgcaaatgtttttttttttaatcttcagatttgcaatacaaaaatGTGTCAATACATATTTTGCAGGTACACAAACAATTATATTTCATCTTACTTTAAACACTGTTCATCTGAATTGTACTGTATTGTGATGAGTACTgcatttcagaaaaaaaaactcttaaatacagacacacaGGTAGTCAGGTACTTAAATTCCAGAATTTTACAAATAGCAGATGGCATACAGTCAAACAAAATCAAACAGCCATTCACACTCTCATCAAGTCTTCACTTCACCTTGAGATACATGTTTTGCAATCCAGTAGAACgccagaaggaaaaaaaaaaaaaaaaacaacaactccacaTGGAGCCCAGATTCAAACCCTTAACCTCAGAACTATGAGGTAATTGTGCTGGTAATACCTCcactatcctcacgagggttgtaGGGGTCTTggggcctatcccagctaagtaTGGGcactaggcagggtacaccctgaatcggttccCAGCCAATGACTATTAGAGAAgtacttgttttatttttaattttttatcagtGCATTTGTAGTTTATGGTGGTATTAAATTGCACATTAATATTTTGTATACATACATAAGTCTAACATGAATTTTTTGAAGATTTAGATCTTGCACTCTTATTTTCATGTTAGTAAATTTACATAGTACGTAAGAGTTACATTTCAAATACGATACCAAAAAGGAAACTGGTTGATAATATATATGCTGCATATGCATATACACGCACAATTTGCTCATGTTGCTAGGATATGTTGTTTCCACAAATGTCACTTTGCTCCTTTGTCTCAGAATTACACTGAGAGCTGCTGGTCTGATTGTTTTGTCTCTTGGACACAAAGGAGAACTCCTTGTTGCCCTCACCTGGAGAGGTACTGGAAATGTGCCGGAAGAGCTTGCGGATGCCAGTGTCACCTAAAGAACTGCGAAAGGAGCGGGCAGCAAACATGTACAGAACAGGGTTGATTGTGCTGCTGATAAAAACCATTGCTCCGCTGATGTAAACCATGTTGTTTCGCACATCCTCCAAATGATTCCCAATATCTGGGAAAGAATTAGCCGTGGCAAGGGTAACCAATGAGAGTAAGTTTCCGATGTGGTAGGGCGTCCAGCAAATGGCGAAAAATACCACCACGCTGGCGATGAGGATCGTAGACTTGCGCTTGGACTTGAAATTCATCTGAGAAATGCGGCTAGACAGGCATCCATAGCACACCACCAGGATGGAGAATGGCAATACATAGCCCACCAGGGTCTCCAGCAGCACACACACTAACTCCTGTGTGTCTGAGGTGTACTGGCTGTACAAACAGTGCTCCTCTCCTGAATCCTCCTTATCGATAACCCGCGTGATGAGTGCGGGCACACTGAACAAGAAGGCGGCAGTCCAAAGGAACAGCAGTGCTTTACTTAAGGCATTTTTCCTCTTCCAAACAGCTGAGGTGAAAGGATAACGCACGGACAAAAAACGCTCCACGCTCATGAGGGTAATTAAGAAAACGCTTCCATACATACAGGCATTGATCATGAAATACATGACTTTGCAGCAGATCTCTCCAAAGACCCAAGATTTGGCCAATGAATAGATCCACAGAGGCAGTGTGATGAGCACCAGAAGGTCAGCGACAGCAAGGTGAAGGATGAGTACCACTGTGTGCGAGCGTTGCTTCACGTGATGTAGGATGGTCCAGATCACCAGTAGGTTGCCAGGGATCCCAACCAGAAAGCATAGGCCCAAGATCACACACGCTGCCGCTAATCCTCCATCAAATTCCTCAGAAGCCATGTCATCCGGAGAAAAGACCTCGGTCGAATGTAAGGTGCTGACAGTGGTGTCTgcctgaaaaacaaaaacaaagtgcaGCACCAGCAAGGCCTCACTTCCCCTTTTTTGCATGAAAAAGTAGGTAATTTCCTGTGAATGGTGACTCATATTTTCATCATAAGATTAACATCCACCTTGAAATATTTGTTCATGCATGTCATCTGACATTTTTTGATATTGTCAAATTGTGGAGGGTTGTGTTATCATACTGACCTTTTTTAACATTAAAGAATGTACACTTTTAAAGTTCAGTCATCCATGTGTGTTTAGATTAATACATGGAGTAATacatggtatgaaaatgtcaaggtttcaaaaccgcaaaaactttccaacataccgtccctaaggtgttagctattttttatgtcccaaaaatgtatggagaaatcccttgcttgaaCCTGTAAGGCTCAGCCCtctcccaccggttgttgctccgtgtcagtgagtcagctgtgctacacgatggctgatggAGGTGAAagtcctgaacttttttttcccatcgaAGAATACGAAATCgctagtatgggaatacttcatccacagaaaagttacagacggcccaggcttagaggaggagggccaaccgaaatgtaaaacatgtttgtggagggtggctgtCGAGGAGGCaaaacctccaatatgatttcgcatttatacaaaattaaaggttagtaaacactgtcatgaatgtttcccaccagttaCGATAGGTAAGTccggtgtgtttagtgtgtctagcggtggtgagacgtggtgtttttttttctctatggcaactgtctgtgttgagaaacagAGTGTGTGTAAAATGTAGACTTGATAcgggtcatacacacgtgctttttatgataaataattcaattattttttttctgatgatCATAATGTTGAGCTTTGGCTGTGGGtactttaggctcacctaaaggactgcatatatttaaaaattttaaagaatattttgtttgtttaaaaaacaaacaaacttaacattatagatgtgttccaatttgctcatgtgtttaaaaaataaaaatcctgttcaatggtaaaaaagtttgtgttttttttctaaacccagatatctcaaagtaacatatttagagctgtaattgcaataccgtgataccttgAAACCGTGATATGGTTTAAGGTTAGGAATCTCAGAGAggagtcagaatctcataccagcacgTGCCTACATGGAACCCCACCCATGACAATAGCGTACTTTTAAAAATTCTTTTAAACACATTGTTTTGTGCTCTAAGATAGCATGATACAACCATGGTTGGCACATAAACATCTGTTCGTTGAGCGGATCTGTGCCTAAAATCTGGTGTCATGCTCCAATGTGTTAAATTTGCAAGGGTTTTCTCGAGGTATTCTtgcttcctcccacattccaaaaacaggAATGATAGGTTCACTGAAAAGTCTAAATTATTCACTGATATAAAGAGTTGAATATCTGTGCCCTGCGAATGAGGCTGTACCCAGTTTGGATGGACTGCTGTATATAAAACATGTGTACACCTTAAGAGTGATGGTGAGGGATCAAATTTGACTTGCAGACTAAAATAAGACAACACACtactgtttctttgttttcaatttattttattttattttattttaaggtATATCACTCATTGTGGTGGTGCTGTGGAGatgaatgttgttgttgtttttttttggggggggggggtacatgGTGTATAACATTCAAGAACCGTTGACGCATAAAGTTGGTTAAACACAACCCACTATGTTATCATGTATATGAAAAACTCCAGTAGGCTCTGAAATAACTTAATCATAATAATATTTGAACAAACAAACCAATTTTTTTCTGGTTATTATCATTATCAGTGAACCTCGAACAGAATGATGGTACCCTGAACTAAATTTTTTGTTGCGCAACCTTTTGAGGCGATCAAATTGTTAAATTAAATTGTAAAATGTAACATAGGAGAGGAGGTAACAAAAATAGCCATGTAAGATAtgttttactttaaaaatgttttcaggaagaaaaaaaaatggtcaaaGCAGTAATCATTACAGATCGTTAGAGGGCAGTAATGCACTATGACAGGTAAACACTAAAACGAAGA includes:
- the si:dkey-148a17.6 gene encoding leukotriene B4 receptor 1; protein product: MASEEFDGGLAAACVILGLCFLVGIPGNLLVIWTILHHVKQRSHTVVLILHLAVADLLVLITLPLWIYSLAKSWVFGEICCKVMYFMINACMYGSVFLITLMSVERFLSVRYPFTSAVWKRKNALSKALLFLWTAAFLFSVPALITRVIDKEDSGEEHCLYSQYTSDTQELVCVLLETLVGYVLPFSILVVCYGCLSSRISQMNFKSKRKSTILIASVVVFFAICWTPYHIGNLLSLVTLATANSFPDIGNHLEDVRNNMVYISGAMVFISSTINPVLYMFAARSFRSSLGDTGIRKLFRHISSTSPGEGNKEFSFVSKRQNNQTSSSQCNSETKEQSDICGNNIS